In a genomic window of Flavobacterium crassostreae:
- a CDS encoding DUF3347 domain-containing protein, with protein MKNLKTSIAAMLLFIFSLTNAQEKEKMNHDHGNMKMDKMNNTKAEAVLADYFILKDALVGDDSKKAAQSGSKLMASLKALDVTNYNKKQQKELVEIIEDATEHAEHISKSPIDHQREHFKTLSTDITDMVAITGTKNKLYQQFCPMYDKGSAWLSTSNEVKNPYYGSKMLKCGKVQKVINN; from the coding sequence TATAGCAGCTATGCTACTGTTTATATTTTCTTTAACCAATGCACAAGAAAAAGAAAAAATGAACCACGACCATGGAAACATGAAAATGGATAAGATGAATAACACTAAAGCAGAAGCAGTTCTAGCTGATTATTTTATACTAAAAGACGCATTGGTAGGCGATGATTCAAAAAAAGCGGCACAGTCTGGAAGTAAACTAATGGCTTCCTTAAAAGCTCTTGATGTGACCAATTACAACAAAAAACAGCAAAAGGAGCTAGTGGAAATTATAGAAGATGCTACAGAACATGCCGAACACATTTCAAAAAGTCCTATTGATCATCAACGCGAGCACTTTAAAACCCTAAGCACTGATATTACCGATATGGTCGCTATCACCGGAACTAAAAACAAGTTGTACCAGCAGTTTTGCCCAATGTACGATAAAGGGAGTGCTTGGTTAAGTACAAGTAACGAAGTAAAAAATCCATATTATGGTAGTAAAATGCTTAAATGTGGAAAAGTGCAAAAGGTAATTAACAATTAA
- a CDS encoding DUF305 domain-containing protein gives MENQNNHTKKNPYVKFAIIMAVSFVIMYIIMFLNVAEFAHIYNSLTRFYMTTLMIAIMAINMLLFMWKMYPNRQINMGIIAFATISFFGTLYLLRTQTPINDVQYMKAMIPHHSSAIMTSSNVDFKDPEVKKLADDIIVAQEKEIAQMKEMIYRLENKK, from the coding sequence ATGGAAAATCAAAATAACCACACAAAGAAAAATCCTTATGTAAAATTTGCCATCATTATGGCAGTTTCATTTGTTATAATGTATATAATCATGTTTTTGAATGTCGCCGAGTTTGCCCATATTTATAATAGCTTAACACGCTTTTATATGACTACTTTAATGATTGCAATAATGGCTATTAACATGTTGCTTTTTATGTGGAAAATGTATCCCAATCGTCAAATCAATATGGGAATTATCGCTTTTGCAACTATTTCATTTTTCGGCACCTTGTATTTATTAAGAACGCAAACGCCAATAAATGATGTGCAATATATGAAGGCAATGATTCCGCATCATTCTTCAGCAATTATGACCAGTAGTAATGTGGATTTTAAAGATCCAGAAGTAAAAAAATTGGCAGACGATATAATAGTTGCTCAAGAGAAGGAAATTGCACAAATGAAAGAAATGATTTACCGATTAGAAAACAAAAAATAA